The Brachionichthys hirsutus isolate HB-005 chromosome 3, CSIRO-AGI_Bhir_v1, whole genome shotgun sequence genome has a window encoding:
- the gpn2 gene encoding GPN-loop GTPase 2 — MSGHAAVKRPLRFGQAVIGPPGSGKTTYCRGMQELLTRLGRRAVVVNMDPANEALPYSGAVDISELVTLGDVMDGLKLGPNGGLLYCMEYVEANLDWLERKLEQRGDCYFLFDCPGQVELYTHQSSVKNIFSHLARWNLRLAAVHLVDSHYCADPAKFISVLCTSLSTMLHVELPHVNVLSKIDLIEHYGKLAFNLDFYTEVMDLTYLLDHFAADPFFKKFHRLNGKLAEVVQDYGLVSFVPLDVQDKESMTRVLRAVDRANGFCFGDLEERNLQAMMSAAVGADFQFSSTLGVQERCVEASGKTVAEEMMDP; from the exons ATGTCCGGCCACGCGGCCGTGAAGCGCCCGCTCCGCTTCGGCCAGGCGGTCATCGGGCCCCCCGGCTCGGGGAAGACCACGTACTGCCGCGGCATGCAGGAGCTCCTCACCCGGCTGGGCCGCAGGGCGGTCGTGGTGAACATGGACCCGGCCAACGAAGCGCTCCCGTATTCCGGTGCCGTAGACATCTCGGAGCTGGTCACGCTGGGTGACGTCATGGACGGCCTGAAGCTGGGGCCGAACGGGGGTCTCCTGTACTGTATGGAGTACGTGGAGGCCAACCTGGACTGGCTGGAGCGGAAGCTGGAGCAGCGCGGGGACTGCTACTTCCTGTTCGACTGTCCCGGCCAGGTGGAGCTCTACACCCACCAGAGTTCGGTGAAGAACATCTTCTCACATCTGGCCCGGTGGAACCTCAGG CTGGCCGCCGTGCACCTGGTGGACTCGCACTACTGCGCCGACCCGGCCAAGTTCATCTCGGTGCTGTGCACCTCGCTGTCCACCATGCTGCACGTGGAGCTGCCGCACGTCAACGTGCTCTCCAAGATCGACTTGATCGAGCACTACGGCAAGCtcg CCTTCAACCTTGACTTCTACACAGAGGTCATGGATCTGACCTATCTCCTCGACCACTTTGCCGCCGACCCCTTCTTTAAGAAGTTCCACCGGCTGAATGGAAAGCTGGCCGAGGTCGTTCAGGATTACGGGCTCGTCTCCTTCGTGCCGCTCGACGTCCAG GACAAGGAGAGCATGACTCGGGTCTTACGGGCGGTGGACAGGGCCAATGGCTTCTGCTTCGGAGACCTGGAGGAGAGAAATCTGCAGGCCATGATGTCGGCCGCCGTGGGGGCCGACTTCCAGTTCAGCTC CACCCTTGGAGTGCAGGAGCGTTGCGTTGAAGCCAGTGGGAAGACCGTCGCGGAGGAAATGATGGACCCGTGA
- the LOC137911281 gene encoding transmembrane protein 222-like isoform X2, translating into MLICSTLNRSMMAELEDSDVMLSYHGDSRKSSRYPYCIVWTPIPILSWVLPFVGHMGICTSSGIIRDFAGSYFVSEDSMGFGRPTKYWKLDVDKVYGNGAAAWDKAVHDASEEYKCRTHNLCLDNCHSHVAMALNLMRYDNSTSWNMVNLCVSSLMHGKHVSWAAFLKTWVPFCMLSGVLATFILTFNLR; encoded by the exons ATGCTAATTTGTAGTACATTAAA CCGGTCTATGATGGCGGAGCTGGAGGATTCCGACGTCATGTTAAGTTACCACGGGGATTCCAGGAAGAGCAGCCGCTATCCCTACTGCATCGTCTGGACCCCGATTCCTATTTTGTC GTGGGTGCTCCCCTTCGTTGGTCACATGGGCATTTGCACCTCTTCAGGGATCATTCGAGATTTTGCAGGATCCTACTTTGTCTCG GAGGACAGCATGGGTTTTGGTCGACCAACAAA GTATTGGAAGCTTGATGTTGACAAAGTTTACGGCAACGGGGCTGCGGCGTGGGACAAAGCCGTGCACGACGCGTCCGAGGAATACAAATGTAGAACG CACAACCTGTGCTTGGATAACTGCCATTCCCATGTGGCCATGGCCCTCAACCTGATGCGCTATGACAATAGCACATCCTGGAACATGGTGAACCTCTGCGTGTCGTCGCTCATGCATGGGAAACATGTGAG ctggGCTGCGTTCCTGAAGACCTGGGTTCCCTTCTGCATGCTCAGCGGAGTCCTCGCCACTTTCATCCTGACATTCAACCTCCGGTAG
- the LOC137911281 gene encoding transmembrane protein 222-like isoform X1, with the protein MMAELEDSDVMLSYHGDSRKSSRYPYCIVWTPIPILSWVLPFVGHMGICTSSGIIRDFAGSYFVSEDSMGFGRPTKYWKLDVDKVYGNGAAAWDKAVHDASEEYKCRTHNLCLDNCHSHVAMALNLMRYDNSTSWNMVNLCVSSLMHGKHVSWAAFLKTWVPFCMLSGVLATFILTFNLR; encoded by the exons ATGATGGCGGAGCTGGAGGATTCCGACGTCATGTTAAGTTACCACGGGGATTCCAGGAAGAGCAGCCGCTATCCCTACTGCATCGTCTGGACCCCGATTCCTATTTTGTC GTGGGTGCTCCCCTTCGTTGGTCACATGGGCATTTGCACCTCTTCAGGGATCATTCGAGATTTTGCAGGATCCTACTTTGTCTCG GAGGACAGCATGGGTTTTGGTCGACCAACAAA GTATTGGAAGCTTGATGTTGACAAAGTTTACGGCAACGGGGCTGCGGCGTGGGACAAAGCCGTGCACGACGCGTCCGAGGAATACAAATGTAGAACG CACAACCTGTGCTTGGATAACTGCCATTCCCATGTGGCCATGGCCCTCAACCTGATGCGCTATGACAATAGCACATCCTGGAACATGGTGAACCTCTGCGTGTCGTCGCTCATGCATGGGAAACATGTGAG ctggGCTGCGTTCCTGAAGACCTGGGTTCCCTTCTGCATGCTCAGCGGAGTCCTCGCCACTTTCATCCTGACATTCAACCTCCGGTAG
- the kdf1a gene encoding keratinocyte differentiation factor 1 produces the protein MPGHSTGAPQASRHHKQHSSGSRPVQADRYRQTRTITKESTSTQEYYRDPHGEQHLHEHRSGHSRYSENKYIRSGRSHPRNGTGRGSETIGFIPGSADKAQTGGHPCGSCTSVGWRGCRALVCCVLTCGFYGSREPCLPVNESCTDHPPKSGSEPRPPNGVAITNPTAGIPLESKSAKPSKLPTSDSFRYPDVRIAGQTVKYPLTAPRRTRAPGRGEGQRPVSNTSLLSREDYDLDDLSDTGTDIDSLITKKLLELYALHQIDQLAKCTSDSSFSRKTNEISELIYSIAQDYNLEEQEAECKLVRGVIRISTRKGKRSKSHQRPNGRSDGTLADSGNETMTNTFMSSDFPEVKVSEQTPSDELARKMRHYSGRTFSSSTATAYSPYHHDTETDSSGAPLIL, from the exons ATGCCTGGCCACAGCACAGGGGCTCCCCAGGCGAGTCGCCACCACAAACAGCACTCGTCCGGCTCCAGGCCGGTACAGGCGGACCGCTACAGGCAGACCCGGACTATAACCAAGGAGAGTACATCCACCCAGGAGTACTACAGGGATCCTCACGGGGAGCAGCATCTGCACGAGCACCGCAGTGGCCACTCCCGGTATTCCGAGAACAAGTACATTCGCAGCGGCCGAAGCCACCCACGGAACGGCACGGGACGGGGATCTGAGACGATCGGATTTATCCCGGGGTCGGCGGATAAAGCCCAGACCGGCGGGCACCCCTGCGGCTCCTGCACCTCCGTGGGCTGGAGAGGCTGCAGGGCTCTCGTCTGCTGCGTCCTGACCTGTGGATTCTACGGCAGCCGAGAGCCCTGCCTCCCTGTTAACGAGAGCTGCACCGACCACCCCCCTAAATCGGGGAGTGAGCCTCGCCCTCCGAATGGCGTGGCCATAACCAACCCCACCGCCGGCATCCCTTTGGAGTCCAAGTCCGCTAAACCCTCTAAACTGCCCACGAGCGACAGCTTCCGCTACCCGGACGTTCGCATCGCAGGCCAGACGGTAAAGTATCCGCTCACCGCCCCCAGACGGACCCGCGCGCCCGGGAGGGGGGAAGGTCAGCGTCCCGTCAGCAACACCAGCCTGCTGTCCCGCGAGGACTATGACCTGGATGACCTCAGCGACACGGGCACGGACATCGACTCGTTGATAACCAagaagctgctggagctctACGCCCTGCACCAGATCGACCAGCTGGCCAAGTGCACCTCCGACTCGTCGTTCTCCCGCAAGACCAACGAGATCAGCGAGCTCATCTACAGCATCGCCCAGGACTACaacctggaggagcaggaggccgagTGCAAGCTGGTGCGCGGCGTCATCCGCATCAGCACGAGGAAGGGCAAGAGGAGCAAGAGCCATCAGCGGCCGAACGGGCGGAGCGACGGGACGCTGGCCGACAGCGGCAACGAGACCATGACCAACACGTTCATGAGCAGCGACT TTCCAGAGGTGAAAGTATCGGAGCAGACGCCATCGGATGAACTCGCGAGGAAAATGAGGCATTACAGCGGGAGAA cgtTCTCCTCCAGCACCGCCACGGCCTACTCGCCCTACCACCACGACACTGAAACGGACTCTTCAGGCGCTCCTCTGATTCTGTGA
- the gpatch3 gene encoding G patch domain-containing protein 3: protein MAAWEDVPGVYFAVSNIPAVFRSADLRNYFSQFIESGGFRCFHFRHRPEVLREAEAPEATVPGDGEERHRAVKKCSRCCVVSVRGEHAERFVRMYAGNHWIDSKGDWLSRRCIIKRVKVSNDKDVCSFPYKTKCEQRRRTSSTECFTEADLKGLSELNPPALMQNGNVGTPVKVFLQLIQSCRLPPRLIRKLGLTFPKTNSHRRYGNVPFQYRNSQTLAATEETVLTAAGHEISGPGALVAPPSGPRPLPDQPEAGDAFEPQAEEDVQSDADDDDDACEEWERHEALHEDVTSQERSKERLYEEEIELKWEKGGSGLVFYTDAQYWHEEEGDFDEQTTDDWDVDMSVYYDKDGGDMDARDYVRMRYEKRLREGLEKISGDIQSIGSFERFTKGFGRRVMEKQGWKDGEGLGHSRIGIPEALDNEGQHPRCKRGFGYHGEKLILHPTKKARADFHISTVYDEPKNIDGGDTLLRRQPNTNMKYRSWQPGGSIGPRR, encoded by the exons ATGGCGGCGTGGGAAGACGTTCCGGGTGTATACTTCGCTGTTAGCAACATCCCTGCAGTATTCCGTTCAGCGGACCTCAGAAATTACTTCAGCCAGTTCATCGAAAGCGGCGGCTTCCGCTGCTTCCACTTCCGGCACCGACCGGAGGTTCTCAGGGAAGCCGAGGCGCCCGAAGCCACGGTACCGGGGGACGGTGAAGAGCGCCACCGGGCGGTGAAGAAGTGTTCGCGCTGTTGTGTCGTCTCGGTTCGCGGTGAACACGCGGAGAGGTTCGTCCGGATGTACGCAGGGAATCACTGGATCGACTCCAAGGGGGATTGGCTGTCTCGACGTTGTATTATTAAAAGAGTAAAGGTGTCAAATGACAAAG ATGTCTGCTCATTCCCTTATAAAACAAAGTGCGAGCAGCGGCGCCGCACGTCCTCGACGGAATGTTTCACCGAAGCTGACCTGAAAGGTTTATCCGAACTGAATCCGCCCGCTCTGATGCAGAATGGGAACGTGGGCACGCCGGTGaaagtgtttctgcagctcatCCAGTCGTGCAGGCTGCCTCCACGCCTCATCCGGAAGTTGGGCCTTACGTTCCCGAAGACCAACTCCCACCGACGTTACGGCAACGTGCCTTTCCAGTATCGGAACAGTCAGACGCTCGCAGCCACAGAGGAGACTGTACTAACAGCTGCTGGACATGAAATATCAGGGCCTGGCGCTTTGGTGGCCCCGCCCTCGGGACCGAGGCCGCTGCCTGATCAACCAGAAGCAGGAGACGCCTTTGAGCCTCAGGCAGAGGAGGATGTGCAGTCAGATGCAGATGAT GACGACGACGCCTGTGAGGAGTGGGAGCGCCACGAGGCTCTGCACGAGGACGTTACGAGCCAGGAACGGAGCAAAGAGAGGCTGTACGAAGAAGAGATCGAGTTAAAGTGGGAGAAGGGCGGGTCGGGCCTGGTGTTCTACACCGATGCCCAGTACTGGCACGAGGAAGAAGGGG ACTTTGATGAACAAACGACGGATGACTGGGATGTTGACATGAGTGTCTACTATGATAAAG ACGGGGGTGACATGGACGCCCGCGACTATGTCAGAATGCGTTATGAGAAAAGGCTGCGGGAGGGTCTCGAAAAAATATCTGGAGACATTCAGTCCATCGGGAGCTTTGAGAGGTTCACTAAG ggtTTTGGGCGCCGTGTGATGGAAAAGCAAGGCTGGAAGGATGGAGAAGGGTTGGGACACAGTCGAATTGGGATTCCGGAGGCTCTCGACAATGAGGGTCAACATCCCAGATGCAAAAGAGGCTTTGG gtaTCATGGAGAAAAATTGATCTTACATCCTACAAAAAAGGCCAGAGCAGATTTCCATATATCTACAGTGTACGATGAACCCAAAAACATCGATGGAGGCGACACTTTGCTGAGACGGCAACCGAACACTAATATGAAGTACAGAAGCTGGCAGCCAGGTGGCAGTATTGGACCACGAAGATGA
- the wdtc1 gene encoding WD and tetratricopeptide repeats protein 1, whose protein sequence is MFRGEAMATGNITRDILHRQIRDKRASGFQRFYHVTEPFIKRLGLEAELQGHTGCVNCLEWNEQGDLLASGSDDQHAIIWDPFRHKKLTTMHTGHAANVFSVKFLPHSGDRILVTGAADTKVHVHDLTVKETIHMFSDHTSRVKRIATAPMWPNTFWSAAEDGIIRQYDLRESSKRSEVLIDLTEFCGQLVEAKCLAVNPRDNNYLAVGANGPFVRLYDVRMIHNYRKSGSQSTSAAVHTFCERQKPIPDGAGQYYVAGHLPVKLPDYNNRLRVLVATYVTFSPDGTELLVNMGGEQVYLFDLTFKQRPYTFLLPKKCQSSTGDLQNGKTTNGVSNGIHFPASHIRFATSRIPSSSFELSPHLERIKQQANDAFARQQWTQAIQLYSSGIHQANCNAMLYGNRAAAYMKRKWDGDHYDALKDCLKALNLHPGHLKAHFRLARCLFELKYVAEALECLDDFKGKFPEQAQSNAYDALDKDIKAALFCKTESADDKKTNSSIRFHSFSRKESIPEDELVLRDRSFDYKHRYCGHCNTTTDIKEANFFGSKGQYIVSGSDDGSFFIWEKETTNLVRIMQGDDSIVNCLQPHPSYCFLATSGIDPVVRLWNPRPETESENRRVVEDMDGAAQANQRRMNADPLEVMLLNMGYRITGLRGVGPDGSDDEGSSDGRVQCRPS, encoded by the exons ATGTTTCGTGGTGAGGCCATGGCTACTGGCAACATCACCAGAGATATCCTGCACAGGCAGATCAGG GACAAGAGAGCTTCAGGCTTCCAAAGGTTCTATCATGTAACTGAACCCTTCATTAAGAGACTTGGACTGGAGGCTGAGCTTCAG GGCCACACTGGCTGTGTGAACTGTCTGGAATGGAATGAACAGGGAGA tttGCTCGCTTCGGGCTCAGACGATCAACATGCCATCATCTGGGATCCATTCAGACACAAGAAGCTTACAACTATGCACACAGGCCATGCGGCCAATGTATTCTCTGTAAAG TTCCTCCCTCACTCTGGGGACAGGATTTTGGTAACGGGTGCCGCCGACACGAAGGTCCATGTTCACGACTTGACGGTGAAGGAAACCATCCACATGTTCTCTGATCATACCAGCAGAGTGAAACGCATCGCCACGGCACCCATGTGGCCCAACACCTTCTGGAGCGCTGCGGAGGACGGCATCATCAG GCAGTACGACTTGAGGGAGAGCAGTAAACGCTCCGAGGTGCTCATTGACCTGACGGAGTTCTGTGGTCAGCTGGTGGAGGCTAAGTGTCTCGCTGTCAACCCACGGGACAACAACTACCTGGCAGTGGGGGCAAACGGGCCTTTCGTCCGCCTCTACGATGTCCGGATGATTCACAACTACAG GAAATCTGGGAGTCAGAGTACATCAGCAGCTGTGCACACATTCTGTGAGAGACAGAAGCCCATCCCAGACGGAGCCGGGCAGTATTACGTTGCAG GGCACCTTCCAGTGAAACTCCCAGACTATAATAACCGCCTGAGAGTCCTGGTGGCCACATATGTCACCTTCAGTCCAGATGGTACTGAGCTGCTCGTTAACATGGGAGGGGAACAG GTGTATCTGtttgatttgacatttaaacAGCGGCCATACACCTTCCTGCTCCCTAAAAAGTGCCAGTCGTCAACAG GAGATTTGCAAAATGGGAAAACAACCAACGGCGTCTCCAACGGCATTCACTTCCCAGCCAGCCATATACGCTTTGCCACAAGCAGGATACCCTCTAG TTCTTTTGAGCTGTCTCCTCATTTGGAGAGGATAAAGCAACAAGCTAATGATGCATTTGCACGGCAACAGTGGACGCAAGCCATCCAGCTGTACAGTTCAGGCATTCACCAGGCCAACTGCAATGCCATGCTGTACGGAAACCGTGCCGCAGCCTACATGAAACGCAAGTG GGATGGAGACCATTATGATGCCCTGAAGGACTGTCTGAAAGCTCTAAATCTACACCCCGGGCATCTAAAGGCTCATTTCAGGCTTGCACGGTGCCTGTTTGAGCTCAAGTATGTGGCTGAAGCGCTGGAGTGTCTGGATGATTTCAAAGGAAAGTTTCCAGAGCAGGCACAGAGTAATGCCTACGATGCCTTGGATAAAGACATCAAGGCTGCCCTCTTCTGCAAGACCGAGTCAG CTGACGATAAGAAGACCAACAGCTCCATTCGATTCCACTCATTTAGTCGGAAAGAGTCCATCCCTGAGGATGAGTTGGTGTTGAGGGACCGAAGCTTTGACTACAAGCACAGATACTGTGGCCATTGTAACACCACCACTGATATCAAAGAGGCAAACTTCTTTGGGAG CAAAGGCCAGTACATCGTTAGTGGCTCGGACGATGGCTCTTTCTTTATTTGGGAAAAGGAGACGACGAATCTCGTGAGAATCATGCAGGGCGATGACTCCATAGTGAACTGTCTGCAGCCCCACCCCAGTTACTGCTTCCTGGCTACCAGTGGTATTGACCCTGTGGTCAGATTATGGAACCCGAGACCAGAG ACCGAAAGTGAGAACAGACGGGTGGTGGAGGACATGGACGGCGCTGCTCAGGCCAACCAGCGACGCATGAACGCCGATCCCCTGGAGGTAATGCTTCTTAACATGGGCTACCGCATCACGGGCCTGCGTGGTGTCGGCCCAGACGGCTCGGATGATGAAGGCAGCTCAGACGGACGAGTGCAATGCAGgccaagctaa
- the nr0b2a gene encoding nuclear receptor subfamily 0 group B member 2a: MDIRCPCLADGDRLPNPILFNILSQMDNSKASQNSLSYPSTPHRCTCKQRRTVCLKRPSEICKEASAVLVKTVQFMKNLPAFNQMPAKDQFSLLKSCWAPLFILGLAQEHVEFEVTDTPADSMLKRILLNRQESSANGREQPTMAGVSKLTSCLRKFWSLDLSPKEYAYLKGTTIFNPDVPDLKAALFVESLQQEAQHALREVVQLLHPGDRERFARILLTASVLQSITPGLIAELFFRPVIGQADLLELLVDMLFCR, from the exons ATGGATATCAGGTGTCCTTGTTTGGCCGACGGTGATAGGCTTCCGAATCCCATCCTCTTCAACATCCTGAGCCAAATGGATAACAGCAAAGCAAGTCAAAACAGCCTCAGTTATCCTTCAACACCTCACAGATGCACCTGCAAGCAACGGCGGACAGTGTGCTTGAAAAGGCCGTCTGAGATCTGCAAAGAAGCTTCTGCGGTTCTGGTTAAAACCGTCCAGTTCATGAAGAACTTACCCGCTTTCAACCAGATGCCAGCAAAGGACCAGTTTTCACTTCTCAAAAGTTGCTGGGCACCTCTCTTCATTCTGGGTCTGGCCCAGGAGCACGTAGAGTTCGAGGTGACGGACACGCCCGCCGACAGCATGTTGAAAAGGATTCTTCTGAATCGTCAGGAGAGCTCGGCGAACGGGAGGGAGCAGCCCACCATGGCCGGAGTCAGCAAGCTCACATCCTGCCTGAGAAAGTTCTGGAGCTTGGATTTGAGTCCGAAGGAGTATGCGTACCTCAAAGGCACCACGATATTCAATCCAG ATGTCCCAGATTTAAAGGCAGCCCTGTTTGTTGAAagcctgcagcaggaagctcagCACGCGCTGCGCGAGGTGGTCCAGCTCCTTCACCCAGGGGACCGGGAGCGCTTTGCTCGAATTCTCCTCACAGCCTCGGTTCTGCAGAGCATCACGCCGGGCCTCATCGCCGAGCTCTTCTTCCGGCCCGTGATAGGCCAGGCTGAtttgctggagctgctggtggacATGCTCTTCTGCAGATAG
- the LOC137915184 gene encoding LOW QUALITY PROTEIN: trophoblast glycoprotein-like (The sequence of the model RefSeq protein was modified relative to this genomic sequence to represent the inferred CDS: inserted 1 base in 1 codon; deleted 1 base in 1 codon): protein MSVFRVALLLGVLFCASCQCLECPLGCECFAVSHVVKCVSKDLIVVPRSFPGYARTVIITGNNIQQIGPESFAELENVTSVILSNNRITLMAPRSFSALLDLHFLDLSGNRLALIHPEALSIPASPLQELNLSRSLYNASALTDLAAVLRWGGLTGLLRLDLSGNNLVRLPPGMFARLPALQRLLLSNNSLMTIHSRTFSGVRHLQLLDLRRNAFRTFMADALQELDMLGSSQILLGDNPYTCSCEIHNFLAWLNASRDEVDVDAVRCALPRELSDARLQGLSVQVIGCAAPDQAEVADLTLQTSYVFLGLVLGFVGMVSLFVLYLNRKGMKRWIIEMRDACRDVIEGYHYRSEIDSDPRLXTEGNGGRGAQRDLGLALSQQSLNDSCIIQFPAETHAGQVTL, encoded by the exons ATGAGTGTTTTTAGGGTAGCGTTGCTTCTGGGAGTCCTGTTTTGTGCATCATGCCAGTGTTTGGAGTGTCCTTTAGGCTGCGAGTGTTTTGCCGTCAGCCACGTGGTGAAATGTGTCTCCAAGGATCTGATCGTGGTACCGAGAAGTTTTCCGGGATATGCTAGGACTGTCATAATCACCGGAAATAATATACAACAGATCGGACCCGAGTCATTTGCAGAGCTGGAGAATGTCACCAGTGTCATTTTGAGCAATAATAG GATTACACTGATGGCTCCGCGCAGCTTCTCTGCCCTCCTCGACCTGCACTTCCTGGACCTGAGTGGGAACCGGCTGGCTCTCATCCACCCAGAAGCTCTCAGCATTCCAGCCAGTCCCCTTCAGGAGCTCAACCTCAGCCGCTCGCTCTACAACGCCTCTGCCCTCACGGACCTCGCCGCCGTTCTGCGTTGGGGGGGTCTCACTGGTCTCCTCCGCCTTGACCTTTCCGGGAACAACCTAGTTCGGCTGCCTCCAGGCATGTTTGCCCGCCTCCCCGCCCTACAGCGTCTTCTCCTCTCCAACAACAGTCTGATGACCATCCACAGTCGGACCTTCTCTGGCGTGCGCCACCTACAGTTGCTGGACCTTAGACGCAATGCTTTTAGGACGTTCATGGCCGATGCTCTGCAGGAGCTGGACATGCTTGGGAGCAGCCAAATCCTTCTGGGTGATAATCCTTACACCTGCTCTTGTGAGATCCACAACTTCCTGGCCTGGCTGAATGCATCGAGAGACGAAGTAGACGTGGATGCTGTGAGGTGTGCCCTACCGAGAGAGTTAAGTGATGCCCGGCTGCAGGGGCTCAGTGTACAGGTCATCGGATGTGCTGCTCCAGATCAAGCAGAGGTGGCTGACCTCACCCTTCAAACATCCTACGTCTTCCTGGGGCTGGTGCTGGGGTTCGTGGGGATGGTCTCCCTCTTTGTGCTCTACCTGAATCGCAAAGGTATGAAGAGGTGGATCATTGAAATGAGAGATGCCTGTCGGGATGTAATCGAGGGATATCACTACAGATCCGAAATTGACTCGGACCCTCGGC AGACAGAGGGAAACGGTGGCAGGGGGGCACAGAGGGATTTAGGATTGGCTCTGTCGCAGCAGAGTCTAAATGACAGC TGCATCATCCAGTTTCCTGCAGAGACGCACGCCGGCCAGGTGACGCTTTAA